The genome window CTAATGATGATGAAATCGCAGAACTTTGCAGATCAATCCGTGCACATGGACGCATGGGAGACAATGTAAATGAACGTTTTTGCTTTCCCCGATTGGGCTTTAATGCAAAAATGTCAAACATCCAGGCTGCATACGCAACTGCGCATATTGATGATTTTGATGAAATAATTGATAGCCGGAAGCAGGTCGTCAAGCAGCTGGCAGACCGCTTGGGAGACGATTTTGGAGTTGCAACAAACGATATTGTCGCTCATGGCTTTCCGATAAGATACCCTGACCAAAAGTCACGCGATCATGCTTTGGAGGAGATCAGTAAATCTGGTGTTGAGTGTCGCCCCCTGTTTTCCAATATTGCTCGAGAACATTTTGGCACAAAGTCAGATTTCCCGAATGCGGAAGCGATTTCATCGCAATATCTATATGTGCCTTGCCATCAGCGAATCGGCGAAAAAGATATCGAACGTATTTGCGGTTCTGTTTTGAGTTCACGCAATCTTTAGCTCAAGGACATTGACTGTTTACTTATCTGTTATCAATTATCGAGCAATAAATAAGGAACTTCCATCTGACAGAGAAAGAGAAAAAGTTTGACCTTCAGGCCCTGAAACCGACTGATATAAAAACCACCAAAATGCTAATTCCAGTAGAAACACCACTAAGGTATTGTCCCCGTTCTCTGAAGAGAGCATAGTATAAACCTTTATTGCATTATATTTACACAAGTGGCTGTTATCATATCTCTTACAGCGATTGGCAGATTGGTCTGGGTTGATAGTAATAATTAATTAATAGCATCCAGATCTACAAAACAGATCGAAACGTCAGTGTTTCCTGCAGATCCAGGTCGATCAGTTCCCGCACTCGCCGGCTGGCACAATCGCGTTTCTGGTCAATCAGCTGACTCGCGTATTGATGCCAGTCTTCTTCACGGTGGGGGCAGGTAAATCGATCATGCAGATGCCCAAGGCCGCCGACAGCTTCAGCAAAGCAGGTCGCTCCGTAACAGTTGCGGACAAAGTCGCATAAGGGGGGCTGACTCATTACGTTCACAGGTGAAGAGAAGAGAGAAGATCGCGTAACCTGGCCACAACGAATGGGGGAGCGGACTGTAACACTTTCTGTAATTGAGAATGCCAGTACGAATATTCGTTTTTTATAAACTGGGAATAATTACCTTTTAGAATACGCCTGAGCAAAATAGGGTTTTCGCCTGCAGCAGCAGCCATAATACCGAAAGCAACCAATTCTCTCCGACGTACTTCAGTCATCTCTTCTTCTAACGCAGTGTCAATATACGCGTAAGGGATAATGGTATCTAATATGCCTCGATTCCGAGCCTGATGTTCTCCCAGAAAATCGCTGAATTCACGGAATGCTTTAGTCTCCATCTGAGAAAGAACCCTTCGATACCATTTTGGTGACTGAAGTAGTTGAATCACTCTCTGAGAAGGCAACGACTCGCTATATGTTATATTGTGAAGTAAGCTAGTTAGAATCTGTTGATTATTTGTATCAAGTTCAAGGATCTCATTTAAGGATTCGGTAACATCCTGCTTTGTTTTTGTATTTTTCAGTGCGTCAATAACTGATTGTAGAGTATTTCTTGCCTGATTGTCTGTGAGTTGTTTTAAGACGCGCCGGGATATTTCTTTTACAGGTTCGTCATATATCCATATACGTGGTTTATGAGGATTTTCTACTGAATCAAATCGAAGACAACCTACGGAGAGTACTACAGCAAGTTGTAGTTGATGTGTACCTGATAATTCCACAGTCCCAAGAGACTCAACTTTTTTGAGAGACAAGGCTAATGCGTATGTCCATGGGGCCGGATGATGTAACACTACGTGGCGTGTTCGCGAAGATTCTCGACAAGGACGAGCAACTTCCCACATAAGTTCACTTGTTACGGCCAATTGTTTAATGTCTTTGAGTAACTCTGCTATCATTTCTTCAGTTTCACAGTAATCAGCGATAACATTTGTTACTTCCGAAGCCGCCCAAAAAGATTGACACAATAATTGATCATTTGTAAGGAGAGGTGTATTTAGCTCACATTGACGTAAAAAATGTTGTGTAAGAAATCCATGTATCAACCATAGTTTTGTCAACACATTTTCTTCTTCATGTTCTCTTGCTACGTCAAGAATTTGGCCGAATTGTGACCAAAATTCTGTTTTTTTATCGTTAGGAATCAATTCAGGATTTTCAGCAAAAGCTCTACAGGCATGATATCTCCGAAATGTTATTCGATGTTGATTAGCCCATTTCCATACATCGGCCCATACCTGCGTCTCTTTAGTAGTGTCGCACCATCGTCTAAGTAGACTTCCTAAGGACAGATCTTCAATCAGCGGAAGATGTCCAAATTGAGCATCGTATGCATCTAGCGTGTGCTCTATTGAGTCTTCATTTATTAAAAGATTGAGTATGTTTAAACATTCATTGATTGGTAAACCTTCACCATGAATTGAGCTGAGATGACGTGTGTCCGGACGAACTATATTATTCCAGTATTGATCTACGTCATCCATAAAGGAAGCTTGTAAGCACTGACGGAGTGCACCAATCTTTAGTTTAAAATCGGTGTCTAAACATTCGTAAATTTCACATGCTGCAGGAAACCACTGCATAAAGTCATCGGAACTTGCGTTCGTTCGATTCTGATCGATTGTCTTAAGAGTGAGTGGCGAAAGTGGACAATTATTTGAATGGTCCAGAAATGAAAGCACTGATTTTCGTATCTGAGATGAAGGGGAAAAAACTAATGGAGTGACATCTCCTGCAGTACCTTTAGATTTTCCTGCAATAACTTGATGTCCCCAAAAAACGTAAGGCCCTTTTTCCATAATTCGATGACTGACGTGCCCCCACGAATGACACCAGTCACAAGACTCAGTGTTCTTTTGTGTCAATGGCTGTTCTGCTCGCCTGTTGGAGCGGAGCGGAAGCAGGCGAGCAGAACAGCTTCGCTTCCGGTACCGGGGCTCTGTAGCCCAGTGAACTGTGCGGCCTGATGGAGTTGTAATCTCTTCTCCAGCGTTCGATCAGCACTTTGGCTTCCCATAACGTATCGAAGATTTCACCGTTGAGCAATTCATCTCTCAGTTTTCCGTTGAAGGATTCGATGTAACCATTCTCCCAGGGACTGCCTGGTTCAATGAACAAGGTTTTCACTTCAACCCTGCGAAGCCAGTCTCGAACCCGCTCTGCCGTGAACTCGGGACCATTATCACTGCGAATATGGTCCGGGACTCCACGACGCACAAACAGGTCACTGAGGCGTTCCAGTACACTTTCGCTGTTCAATCTCCTTTCCACATCAATACACAGGCACTCCCTGGTATATTCATCAAGCACAGTCAGCATCCGGAAGGCCCGGCCGTCGTGAGTCCGGCAATGCACAAAATCGTAGCTCCAGACATGATCCTGATGCCGGGGACGTAAACGGACACAGGAACCATCATTGAACCACAGTCGGCGACGTTTCGGCTGTTTTTGTGGGACTTTCAGGCCTTCCTGTCGCCAGAGCCGTTCCACTCGCTTGTGATTCACCTTCCAGCCTCGCTGTCGCAACAGTTCTGTCACACGACGGTAACCATAACGACCGTACTGGCTCGCCAGATCAATGATCTCCCGAACCAGCCGGGGTTCATCTGAGGGAACCACAGGCTGCCTCCGTTGCGTGGAACGGGATTGTCCCAGGACACGACAGGCCCGGCGTTCCGAGACCTGATCATGTCCCAGGGAATCTCTTACGAAATTCACCGCCTTACTCCGTTTCGACGGGCTCAGTAGTTTCCCGAGGCGGCTTCCCGCAGAATGGCTTTATCCAGCTCCGACTCCGCCAGCAGTTTTTTGAGCCGGGCATTTTCCTTTTCCAACTCTTTCAGACGTTTGGCCTGATCCATCCGCAAACCGCCATATTCACGACGCCACTTGTAGTATGTCTGCTGGTGAATTCCCAGTTTCTTGCACATCAGGGGAATCGTCATCCCCTGAGCGAGATGGACCTCCGCTTCCCGGAGTTTTGAAATGATCTGTTCGGATGAATGACGTTTGGTGGGCATGTTGCCTCCTCCTCAATTGGGCCAGAATCCTGATTAGTATATCAAGTTCTGGACGCGGTTAAGGGGGCCAGGTCACTATCCAGAAACTTTCAGTCACAACAACCCACCATAGGATGTCGGACACGATCTTCTAAAAGTCCGGACGAGTAACGGATGCCGGTGAAAGAATACATCGACTAGGCTGTCAGGCTGTCGTTGTATCACTGCGTTATTCGGATGACTCCTGAAAATCAGGAACGGAGTTGAGTTATCCTGTATATCCTGGCTGGTTTCCGATTCCCCGTCTCCAGCCTTAAGCCTTTGAGCTTATAGGAACTGCTCAACATCCTCTCCTGCCGTCGATCTCACTGTCTGGTGACGATGCGGCGATGCTGACTGAATCTGTCTGCACATCTGGGTAACCCCTCACTTTCCCGCTTCAACTCTGAAGATGAAACAAGCCAGATTCAACAGACATGATGACCAGGGCGAACAGGAGAATCTCATCGCTGGTATTGTCCCAGAACGTACATGAGTCATCAGGGGCAGGTAGCTGACAAAACTTCAGAACCATAAAAAAGTGACAAAACACCACAGGTCTCATTCCAAAAGGAGGTGCCAATGGCAGAACGTGAGAAAGTAAATAAGGAAATGCAACCCAGCTACAGTAAGTGTAGTCAGGGGTATAGTGGGGCAACTTCCAGGGAGCGGTTGACGCAAATCTCTCATCTGGTAGCTGATGGCGACTTCAGTCCTCTCAGTAAACTTCCCCCCAAACAACTTCAAATCGTAATTCAGTTAGTTCGTGACAAACGACGCAAAAAAATGCTGCAGTTGCTGGCAAGAGTGATTTTTGAAGATTTGAAAAACAGCTGGTAGCCACTTTTATTTTAGGGCCTTAAGACGATGCCTGCCTGCCAGATTCAAACTTAAATCACTTTGAAAAAACCTGATGCGCACATGCCTACTGTGTGTCTGACGCGGTTCAGATCAGCGCCGAAACAGGTGCTGTAAATATCATCGGTATTTGAATTTAAGGCATATGCCAGGCGATTCTGTGCCGGAACGTCCAATAAAACAGGAGTGTTTCAATGCTAAAAACAAAATTTGGCAGAAACCCAAACCCGCGGGTAGTCATTTATGCTCGAATGTCGAGCAGCAGGCAAAATCCAAGAAGCCCGGAGCAACAGATCGATACGATCACGGACACACTTAAACGTTTGGGGCTGAACTGGCAGGTAGTCGCCGTGTATCGGGACGATGCCATCTCGGGTCGTTACTTTCGTAAGCGACCAGGATTTCAAAAGATGCTTCGGGAGCTAAAGTCAGGCGTTCTACGGGCTGATTATGTTCTTGTTGATACCTTCGAACGACTGTCTCGCTCTGAAAACAACGCTGAGATTCGTCGTATGTTGCTCAAGGCAGGTACGCTTGTCTTAACAGCAGATAGTCAATTTGCAGATCCGAATAGCGTGTCAGGACGCGCTTTGTCATTCATGGAGGCTTATCGTGCGTCTGAAGAATGTCGAACTAAAGCACATAATGTCTTACGCGGTAAAAAAGACGCCATTCGAGAAGGGAAATGGCCCGGTAGTTCTCCACCATTCGGATTCTATCTGAAGAATGTTATGGTGATCCGACATGGAGTTGAAGAATTGGATCACCGGATT of Gimesia sp. contains these proteins:
- a CDS encoding IS3 family transposase (programmed frameshift) → MPTKRHSSEQIISKLREAEVHLAQGMTIPLMCKKLGIHQQTYYKWRREYGGLRMDQAKRLKELEKENARLKKLLAESELDKAILREAAFGKLLSPSKRSKAVNFVRDSLGHDQVSERRACRVLGQSRSTQRRQPVVPSDEPRLVREIIDLASQYGRYGYRRVTELLRQRGWKVNHKRVERLWRQEGLKVPQKQPKRRRLWFNDGSCVRLRPRHQDHVWSYDFVHCRTHDGRAFRMLTVLDEYTRECLCIDVERRLNSESVLERLSDLFVRRGVPDHIRSDNGPEFTAERVRDWLRRVEVKTLFIEPGSPWENGYIESFNGKLRDELLNGEIFDTLWEAKVLIERWRRDYNSIRPHSSLGYRAPVPEAKLFCSPASAPLQQASRTAIDTKEH